GGCCGGTGAAACCCGCGTCGCACAGGAACGCCGTGCCGCCGGGGAAGATCTGCTCATCGGCGGTTTGCACATGCGTGTGCGTGCCCACCACGGCGCTGACCTGCCCATCGAGCATCCGGGCCAGCGCGATCTTCTCGGACGTCGCCTCCGCGTGGACGTCCACGAAAATGATCTTCGTCTGCTCCCGCAAGTGCGCCACTTCCGCCTCGGCGACGTTAAACGTGTTCTCGATTGCGGGCATGAACGTCCGGCCCTGGATATTGAGCACGCCCACGGACGGCTTGCCGGGCCGCTCGAAGATGACGGCGCCGCGACCAGGCGTCTCCACCGGATAATTGGCCGGGCGCAGCAAGCGCGATTCCTTGTAAATCAGCTCCATCACCTCTTTCTGATCCCAGACATGGTCCCCGGTGGTGATCACGTCCACGCCCGCCTCAAACAGCTCGCTCGCGGTGCCCGGCGTGATGCCGTTACCGCCTGCGGCGTTCTCCCCGTTGGCGATCACAAAGTCCAGCCCGTGCCGCAACTTCAGGCGCGGCACCAGCGCGCGCACCGCCCGCCGTCCCGGTTGCCCCACGATATCTCCGACAAACAATAACTTCATGCCCCCAGCCTAGCGGTCCCCCGTCCGCTTGTCGAACCCCAAACCAAGGGAAAGCGAAAAATCCACCATCACGCCGCCTTTTTCATTGCTTCAGCCGCGCTACTCCGGTATGCATCCGCCCATGGTCACCTCCACGCATTGGACAGCCGGGAAAACAGGCGCGGGCGCCTTGCGCGCGCCGCCGCTGCCCGGAGCCAACGCCCTGATTAATCCGCCGGCCCCCAAACCTGCGTGAACCCCTCCTACCTCCAGCCTGAATACGACGTGGTGATCATTGGCGCCGGCATGGGTGGGCTGACCGCGGCCGGCATCCTCAGCCGCGCGGGCCTTTCCGTCTGCGTGCTGGAGATGGCCTCCAAGCCCGGCGGTTATCTCGCCGGTTTCCAGCGCCAGCAGTTCCGCTTCGACACCGCGATTCACTGGCTGAACCAATGCCTGCCGGGCGGCCTGGTGCATACCGTCTTTGAAGCGCTCGGCACGGATTACCCCAAGACCGCCCGCCAGCAGCGCGTCAAGCGGATCGTCGGCGACGCCCATGATTACCTGCTCACCGCCAACCCCGACGACCTGAAGGCGCAATTGCAGCGCGATTTCC
Above is a genomic segment from Verrucomicrobiota bacterium containing:
- a CDS encoding TIGR00282 family metallophosphoesterase — encoded protein: MKLLFVGDIVGQPGRRAVRALVPRLKLRHGLDFVIANGENAAGGNGITPGTASELFEAGVDVITTGDHVWDQKEVMELIYKESRLLRPANYPVETPGRGAVIFERPGKPSVGVLNIQGRTFMPAIENTFNVAEAEVAHLREQTKIIFVDVHAEATSEKIALARMLDGQVSAVVGTHTHVQTADEQIFPGGTAFLCDAGFTGPHDSILGREIEPVIRRFRTNMPQRFEVAKTRVILQGALIEIDDATGKATSITRISELLPETPVQ